The DNA sequence TTTAGCGTAACCGCCGGTCCGAACTTGAACATGCGGGCCGGATCTTCGGTAACGGCAATCTGGGAATCCTGTTCAATCTCGGTAGTACCACCAGAAAACGGATTTGGCTGCTGTACTTCCGGGTTTTCCTGAATGGTTACTGTAAGGTTGCCGTGGGTTACGGCCGCCGGGCTTACCTTAACGTTCTGCCCTACGACAATGGTCCCGGTGCGACTGTTGATCACGACCTTCGCGGCCTCTTCTGCGGGTGTAACCTCAAGATTCTCCAGGATGGAAAGAAAGCTGACCCGCTGCGAAGGATCACGGGGTGCCCGCACCGAAATCGACGTTGCATCATGGGCATAGGCCATATCAGGCCCAAGGTATTCATTAACTACTTCCACCACACGCCGGGCGGTTGTGAAATCCGGGCGCATCAGGTGAAAGGTAATCGTGTCGCCACGGGTAAAGGGGGAGGCAATCTCCCGCTCAATGGTGGCGCCATTCGGAATACGGCCAACACTGGGAACGTTCACAGTAATACGTGAACCGTCCAGCCCCTCGGCACCAAACCCGCCAACAACAAGACTGCCCTGTGCCATAGCGTAAACGTTACCGTCGGCACCTTTAAGCGGTGCCATAAGCAATGTGCCACCCCGCAAGCTGTCCGAGTTACCAATAGACGAGACGGTGATATCTATTTCCTGGCCAGCTTTGGCAAACGGAGGCAGATTTGCACTCACGGTAACAGCTGCCACATTGGCCAGTTTCGGGTCCACGCCATCCGGCAAAGTAATGCCGAACTGGTTCATCATGTTGCGAAACGTCTGATTGGTAAAAGGTGCCTTGTCGCCCGTGCCATCCAGACCCACTACCAGTCCATAGCCCACAAGCTGGTTGTTACGGACACCTTTGATCCGCGCAAGATCCTTCAGGCGATCCGCCATCACAGGTGCTGCCATTACGGCAAGCATCAGCGAGAGAACTACGCACCGGCGTATAGTCATAGGGGCCACCACTCGCTGTTGAAGAACCGGGCCAGCCAGCCCATTTGATTTGCCTGATCAAAATCACCCGTGCCACCGTATGCAATGCGGGCATCAGCAATACGGCTTGAATCCACCATATTGCCCGGATCAATATCCTGTGGACGAACCAGGCCGGTAAGACGCACATACTCATCGCCGTTGGTCAACGACAACCATTTCTCGCCGCGGACTCTCAGCACGCCATTTGGCAAGACCTCGATAACCGTGACCGTAATGCTGCCAGCAAGACTGTTGCTCTGGTCAGCTTCAGCTTTGCCGCTGAAATCCCGTTCACTCGTTAACGAGGTCGCAATACCAAAACTGCTTTTGCCCAGAATAGTGGGCTCTGGCAAAGTCAATTCGTTGTCCTTGGTGATGCTGGACTCTGCGTTTTTGCTCGCCCGGGTGGACTCGTTGAGCGTAACCGTCAGCACGTCACCAATATTCAGGGCTATGGTGTCCCCATAAAAATTGTAATTGCGGGAGCTCTGGTAGATAGCTCCGGACTCCGCGTCACGCTGCATCATTGCCTGAGCACGCACAGGTGCGTATGCGGGATCGTTGGGCTCAGCCCGAGGCCGGCTCATGGCCGTACATCCCTGCAACAGGATAAGTAACCAAACCAGCAGAAGGGATCCTGCAGATCTGGCAAACCAGGTTGATGTCGTTGATTTCATGAGCTCGTTCCCCACCGGTTTCACCTATTGCTTCGCGCTGTTTTTATCAAACTCGCCGAATTTCAAAATGTTAGCCAATGTTGTTAGTAATGAACTGGAGCATTTCATCGGTTGTGGCGACGACTTTGGAGTTCATCTCATAGGCACGCTGAGTGGTGATCATATTCACCAGCTCTTCAACAACTTCCACGTTGGAAGATTCCACCATGCCCTGCTCCAGTGAGCCCAGCCCCGCCAGCCCCGGCTCACCTTCAGCGGGGTCGCCGCTGGAGTTGGTTTCCTTGAACAGGTTGTTACCAATAGCCTGCAGCCCCTGGGGGTTAATAAAACTAACCAACGTGATCTGGCCCAGATTTATGGGGGCTGCCTCATCATCTGTGATGGCCGTTACCGTGCCGTCTTTACCAATGGTCACGGTTGTAGCGTTCTCAGGTACGTTGATGTTGGGCTGGAGAGCGTATCCTTCCGGTGTAACTACATCGCCGTCTGCGTTGAGCTGGAACTGGCCATCACGTGTATAGGCTGTCTGGCCATCCGGCAATTCAATCTGCAGAAAACCACGGCCATCAACCGCCAGATCGAGAGGCTGCTCAGTAATCTGGAGATTACCCTGGGTAAATTGCTTTGCAGTACCGACGACCCGCACACCCGTTCCCAACTGCAAACCCGATGGCAGCTCGGAGTTCTGCGTGTTCATGCCGCCAGGCTGCCGGTTGATCTGGTACAACAGATCCTGGAATACAGCCCGGTCCCTTTTAAAGCCTGTGGTGTTCACGTTGGCCAAATTGTTCGAGATGGTCGACATGTTGGTGTCTTGGGCGCTGAGCCCCGTTTTACTTACCCAAAGAGCCGGATGCATAGTCTTTACCCCTTGCCGGTGTCCGGGATGCGGCTAAAATTTGCCGCTTCTGGCCAGACTGGCGTTGTTTTCAACAGTTATTAAAGGTTCTGCAACAGCCGTGCCGTTGCTTCAGAATTTTCCTTCGCGGTACTCATAACCTTCACCTGCATCTCGTACTGGCGCGTTAACTGAAGGTTGGAAATCATTTCCTCAACCGCATTCACGTTGGAGCTTTCAAGAAATCCGGATGCCACACGCAAATCCGCGTCGGCTGGTTCTCCGCCACCACCTGCCAGCTCACCCTTGCGGCGAATAAAACCATCCAGACCTTTTTCCAGCTCCTCCGGCGGGGGGTTAACGAGCTTCAGTCGGTCAACTTCAACCAGCTGATCCGGAGATCCGCCCACGGGAATAATAGAGATAGTGCCGTCAGCACCAATCTGAAGATTTTCGAAGGGAGGAAGCGCTACCGGGCCACCATTGCCCAGTACCATCTCACCACTGGCCAGGCGCACCAGACCGTTGACATCAACCTGCAGGCTGCCGGAGCGGGTAAAGACCTCTTCACCAAGATTGTTCTGAATAGCCAGCCAGCCCTCGCCTTCTATGGCGACGTCCATATCCCGGCCTGTCTGCATCAGCGCTCCGGCCGTAAGATCAGTACCAGGGCGCTCGGCCATGGCGTATGCACGGGTAGGATGATGTTCCCCGAACACAGGCATACTCCGGGCCTGGGCAAAGTCTTTCTTGAAACCTGTGGTATTTACATTGGCCAGGTTATTGGCGTGGGCACGCTGGGAAAGCATATTCTGCTTCGCGCCAGACATACCGAGATAAAGTGCTTTGTCCATGGGAAAACTCCTGCCGGAATTTTGACTGTTTCCAGTCTTCCTGCAGGAGTCATGCCATATTCAGATCAAAGCCGATCAGCGGAGGTTGATAATGGTCTGAGTGACCGCATCGGAGGTTTCGATAGTTTTCGCATTCGCCTGATAATTGCGCTGGGCAATGATCAGGTTAACCAGTTCAGCAGAAAGATCCACGTTGGATTCCTCTACAGAACTTGCTTTGATACTGCCAAGGGTGCCTGTATCCGGCTGACCGATAATCGGCTGGCCTGATTCAAAGGTTTCAGCCCAGCTGGTATCTCCTATGGGTGACAGGCCATTCGTATTATTGAATGACGCCAGGGCAACCTGCCCCAGGGCTTTGGACTGGCCGTTGGTGTAGCGAGCGAACAGCACACCCTCATCGGACACATCCAGACCAGAGAGCCTGCCGGTGGTATAACCATTCTGGGTCTGATCATCAACACCAAAGGCAGCACCATACTGAGTGGTTTCACTAAGGTTAAGCACAAAGGCCGATGTAGTTGGTGGCTCCGGAACCGGCGTAACCACGGTCTCACCCGCAGCTGGTGGGCCATCGGCTCCATTGGGCTGACCATCCACATCCTTTGGAGTCCAGTCAGTCACAACTATCTCACCACTGACATCACCATTGATGGACTCAAGAGTACCGTCCTGATCAAACCTGGCGGTATAAGGAGTCGTATCAGTACCCGCAACCATCTCGCCGTCAATCTGCAGGTAAACAGACCACTCGCTCACACCCACCCCATTTCCGGGAGACGGCTCTTTAACAAAGAACTGCGTCAGCTCATGTGAGTTACCCAGGCTATCGAAGATAGACGTAGATGTGGCGTGATTGTATGTACGCTGATCCAATGGGTTAAACTCATTGGTTATACGAATGGGAGAATTATCATATTCATCCACAAAATTCGTACCTGAAGCTGCAGCCGCTGTCAGGCCGGAAATCGTCCGGTCACCTGTCACATTTACATCACCGGATACCGTCACCGGAGTGCTTACGGATTCAGCTGCCACGCCGTTGCCGTAACTGAACTCTATATCCTCACCCTGATTGTGAATCACCCTCAGCACGTCATTACCAGCGCCATCGTCCACAACCGATGCCGAAATTGCGGTATCACTGGAATTATTGATCGCATCTCTCAGCTCCAGAAGCGAAGTCGCGCCGCTGGTATCAAGCTGGAGCGGGGCATTATTGACACTGAGACTGAACGTAAAGCTACCCGCAAGCTGTGCCGCTGAAATATAACTATCTGTCAACGCCAGCGCTGCCGGGACATTGGTATCGACAATCGATGCAGTAGTGGTCGCTGAAGCGCTCAGACCGGGCGCAGCGGTGATAATATCTGAAATTTCCCGGGCGGTTGTCGCAGTGCTCAGGTCAACCGAGTAATCAGGGGTTCCGTCGGTATATGAAATATCAAATTGCTCCCCGCTGATATCGCTGAATGCCAGTGCCCCCACATCCCGCACACGGGATTCAAGCACGGTTTCGCGGGAATCCAGATTCAGATCAGACTGGAGATTTGTTGTGCGATGCGGAGCAAGGTTGGCCGTCGCAATTTCCAGATCCCCGCGGATACCGGAAAGATTTCCGTCTTCATCAGCGGTATAGCCCTGAACCCGCATAGCCTGGTTATTCACTACAAAGCCGTCTTTATCAATGTTGAACTGCCCTGCACGCGAATACTGGGTTTCGCCACCATTGCTGAGAATAAAGAAGCCGTCGCCTTCTATGGCCATATCCAGGCCGTTATCAGTAAAGCTGACATTACCCTGGCTGAACGACTGTTTTACACTCTGGACATTTACACCATCTCCGATTGGATTGGAGCCTCCGCTCAGAAAGCCACTGGCGTATAGATCACCAAACTGCACGCTACTGCCTTTAAAACCAACCGTACTGGCATTAGCGATATTATTACCAGTAACTTCCAAGTCTACCGCTGCCGCCCGCAGGCCGCTGAGCCCTATATTAAAAGCCATAATTCACCTCTGGTCTTGACACCGGTATCAATTGATTTGTTGAACATCTGACAATGCAATGGAACCCATGCCTGCCAGATTAAGGGTTACGGAGCCACCCTGCCCCAGTGAAACACTGTCGACATTTGCACTGACAAGCGTTGAAAGCTGAACACTCCCGTCAGGGTAAGATCCTTCGGCGACAATCCGGTAAGAACCGGTCGGCAAACTATTGCCGTTGCCATCCGTGCCGTCCCACCTGAACCCGAGCACACCAGCTGAGCTGCTACCCAGATCAATCTGCCGGACAAGCTCACCGCTCGAACTCTCAATAGACAAGCGCACACCACCCGTGGAAGCAGGCACTTCAATGTTGCCCGATATCTCACCCTCGGCGCCGAGAATACCGACTTCGGAAGGCGCCAGTACGGTCTTGCCGACCATCGCCGATGCCTGAAGCGCCTGAGTGGAGCGGAACTGGGTGACCACATCATCGACAGTGCTGGTAAGTGTCTGCATTTCCTCAAGCGAGCTGAACTGCGCCAGCTGGGAAATGAACTCACCGTTATCCTGGGGCTCCAGAGGATTCTGGTTCTCCAGTTGCGCCAGCATCAGTTCCATAAACTCATTCTTTCCGAGTTCATTGGTACCACTGGTCGTAGTGGACTGATCTGTGCGGTATGCGCTCAGTACATCAGAGGTTTCGGTTGTGCTAGCTATACTCATGGTCAAATCCTCGCCCCGTTACTGCTGACCAAGTGTCAGGATGCGCTGCATCATGGATTTAGCGGTGTTCATAACATCTACGTTCACCTGAAAGCTTCTTGAGGAAGACATCATGTCTGCCATTTCTTCAACTACGTTGACGTTTGGGTAGAACACATAACCGTCTTCATTGGCCGCCGGATGATGAGGTTCATAGCGCATCTGCAGCTCCGCATCACTTTCAACGATGCCCTCAACACGAACGCCTGCTCCCGCACCTTCTGAACTCTGAACACCAAAACCCTGCTGATCCGGGTTCAGCATCGCCTGCTGAATGGCTGAAAACACAGGCTTCCGCGCACGATAAGTGGTGTCAGTGCTTGAGCTCGCGGTCTCTGCGTTGGCAATATTTGAAGCGGTAGTGTTAAGCCTCAACGACTGCGCTGTCATGCCGGATCCGGCGATATCAAAAATGTTGCCCAGTGACATGGTGATTCTCCTTAGCTAATCGTGGAACCGCGGATTACTCGCCTTTCAGGGCTTTGGTCAGGCCGGTAAACTTGCTGTTAAGAAACTGGAAGCTCGCCTGATAATCCATCGCATTACGCATGAACCGGGTCTGCTCTCCCTGGGCATCAACCGTATTTCCATCAAGCGATGGCTGATTTGGTACCCGGTACAACAAATCCGAATCTCCGGCGCTTCCTGAAGCATCCATATGGCCGTCATGGGTTTTCTCCATGCCAAAGCCACTCATGCTGTCCTGGGCTTTCTGCATCATGGCCTGAAAATCCATATCCCGAGCCTTGAAGCCCGGTGTATCGGCATTCGCCATATTGTTTGCCAGAATTTCAGCACGCTTTACTCTGGCTTCCAGCGCGTACTGGTGAATGCCAAGAGCGTTATCAAATGTGATTGCCATAAAACCTCCGAAATTCTGTCACCGGCGCCTCAGGATGTTGCCGGTATCGTTCTATGGCAGAACTGTAGCAATGCTGATGCCAGAATTCGGCAGCCCCCAGAATCAGGGCGGTTTCAGCGTATAAGGGGGTATTAACGAAGGGAAAGGTAGCGGCAAAACCAATCAAAGCGGCAAGCTGTTTCCCCTGCCGGAACAGCGGGGGAAACATACCTGCGCATCACGCCGGCCAGCGTGCAACAAACTCGGCCAGTTCTGGCCTGGGAACAGCAGGCTTGGCAGAAGATACAGTGCCGGTATACAGAAAACCGGTTACAGATTCCCCTTCTGCAAGCGCCAGCCCTTTGTGCACCACAGGGCTGTAGGACATTTCTCCGGAACGCCACATGACCCCGTAGCCCGCGTCCTGCAGGGCTAGCCCAAGAAAGCTCATGCTGGCACCAGCTGAAAGCATCTGCTCCATCTCCGGCACCTTGTGGTGCTGTTTCGGCGAAGCAATTCCAACAATAATCATGGGAGCACGCTGTGTCTTATTGCGTATTTTTTCCAGCTTTTCGGCATCGCCCCTATCAATACAGGCCGCGGCAAACAGATCTCCGAGGGCCTTCAGGCCATCACCTTCGATGACCAGGTAGCGCCATGGGCGCAACAACGCGTGATCAGGCGCGCGGGATGCGCAGGCAAAAGCCCGCTCAAGTGTTGCTGCATCCGGAGCCGGCGCTTCCAGCCGGGGCTCAGATGCCCTGTTGAGCAAAAACTCAGTGACTGAACTCATTTCAATAATTTCCGCTGACTGAATTATGGTCGGGCACAACGTGAGAAAAACCAGTGAATTGTGGACAATACGTAATACTGTTAACCTTAGGTTGCAACCCAAGGGTGCTTTCTACTAACGATATGTTTACTTAGCAGTACGTTCTATCTAATCATGCTCTGCAAAACAAATAAATCTATACGGTTCCAATGCCATGAGTGATCAGCGCATATGATGAGTGCTCAGGCAGATCTACGCAATGCCGCCGCCTTCGCAAGCAAAACCCAGGCTTCCGAAGCTCTCAACAGCCCGGTGGCAATCCCTCCTATGCCCGACTACTACCGGCGCTTTCTTGCCTACACGGTTACCGCCGCAATTATCGTTGTTGGAGTCTTGCAGGGAGCTTTCCAGCAGTGGCATCTCTGGCTGATTGGCGGGGCATTGCTCTGGCCGCACATCATACACGTGCTTACCCTGCACACCTTTCTTAGAAACACCCCTGGCATTCGCCAGAAAATGCTCACGGTAGACTGTATTATCGGCGGTGGCTTCATCGGCTGTATCGGCCTTGTCGCCATCCCTTCAGCCTCAATTGCATTGATGCTTATGTTCAGCAGCCTGATCATCGGCGGCCTTCGGCAATGGCTCATCGGCTGCTTTTTTATGGCAGCTACCATTCTGGCGTTCTTCCTCGTTCTTGGCCCGGCAGAATCCTTTGAATCGCCGCTGTTCACCAGCATGCTATCCATTCTGTCTATGGGCCTTTACATCTGTATTACAGCGTTCTATTCGCACCAGCAGGCCCATGCACTGAAGCTCGCAAAAACACAGATCCAGAGTCAGCGCGAGCAGTCCATTGCACTTTCCCACAAGCTCTCAAAATACCTTTCGCCCCAGGTATGGCAATCCATCTTTACCGGTGAAAGAGACGTCCGCCTTGAAACCCAGCGCAAAAAGCTCACCGTATTTTTCTCGGATATAAAAGGCTTTACCGAACTTTCGGAAGAAATGGAACCCGAGGCGCTAACCGAACTGCTTAACCACTACTTCAACGAAATGGCGGAAGTTGCCCTGAGATACGGCGGCACCATCGACAAGTTTGTGGGCGACTCCATCATGATTTTCTTTGGCGACCCTTCCAGCCGTGGCCAGAGAGAAGACGCATTTTCATGCGTGTCCATGGCCATTGATATGCGCAAGCATATGAAAATCATGCGGCAGAAGTGGCGCAGCCAGGGTATAAAAACGCCCCTCGAAATCCGCATGGGTATCAGCACCGGCTATACAACCGTGGGCAACTTCGGGGCTGAAAACCGTATGGATTACACCATTGTCGGCAAGGAAGTTAACCTGGCCAGCAGGCTGGAATCTTTAGCGAAGCCCGGGGAAATACTTGTTTCCTATGAGACCTTCTCACTGATCAAAGACCGGATCATGTGCCGTGACAAAGGTGCAATCACAGTGAAAGGGTTTGGCCGGCCAGTCCCCATCTATGAAGTTGTGGATTTCCGCCGGGATCTGGGGCCGAACCGGAGCTTTCTGGAACATGAGCACAGCGGGTTTGCCATGTACCTCGATTCCGAAAAGATCACAGCAAAAGAGCGTCGAAGTATCCTCAACGCCCTTGAAGATGCCGCAGAACGCCTGCGGCATGAAGAAGATATCGCCAGAGACTAAACTACTGGCGAACCAGCCTTGAGCCAACCTGCTCTTCCGGCTCGGTACTGCGCCAGGGGTTTATATCAAGGCCGCCCCGGCGTGTGTATCGGGCGCAGACAGTCAGATGCTGCGGTTTGCAACGGTTCAGCAGATCGGTAAACAGTGTCTCTACACAGTGTTCGTGAAAATCCTGCTTCTGCCGAAAACCTACGATGTAACGCAACAACCCTGCCCGGTCGATAGCCGGCCCGGTATAGGTGATCAGCACAGTTCCCCAGTCCGGTTGCCCGGTCACCGGGCAGTTACTCTTCAGCAAATGGGAACATAGCCGCTCGGTAACCTCAGGGCCGGATGCGGACAGCGACTCAGGCGCATAGTCGTAAACCACATCGTCAACCGCTTCATTATCAATCAGCTCAAAGCCCAACGGGCGCCCTGTAGCCGTTCCGGAATCATCAACACTGAGAAAGCGCACATGCACAGCGGCACCACAGGCACTGGACAAGTCCCCGGTGATAGTTTGTGCAACCTGGTCAGCAGACGAAAATACCGTCTGGTTCAGGGAGTTCAGATAAAGCTTGAGTGACTTGGACTCAATAATCGACGGCGAGGCGGCCGGAAACCGGATCTCCGCCCAGGCCAGATCGGGAATGCCGCTGGGACGTAGCCAGGAAATCTCCCAGGCCTGCCAGAGATCCCCGCCAAACCAGGGCCAGCGCCCGTCTTCAAGGCCGATACGGCGGCGGTTTTCCTCGCGCGCAACGGGGAAAAGCAGAGCTGGATCGTAGCGGTCCGGGTAGTCGCTTTTTTTGCCAAGCGGCGCATTATCGAGAGCCATAAGGTTTCCTGAAAATAAACATGTCTGAAAACAGAACCAAAGTCAGTGCCGGATACCCTTCCCGCGCGCCAGCAATTTAAGGGCAACGAAGGAAAGCGCGACAATAAACGCCAGAATCATACCAAGGGACACAAACGGGTTTACATCAGAAACACCAAGTATGCCAAACCGGAAACCATTCACCATGTACAAAATCGGGTTTGCCATGGAAACGCTCTGCCAGAATTCCGGCAGCAGGTTGATACTGTAGAACACCCCGCCCAGGTAGGTGAGCGGCGTAAGAACAAACGTAGGCACAATGGAAACATCATCAAATTTGGTAGCCAGAAGTGCGTTAATAAAACCGCCCACTGCAAACAATGCTGATGTCAGAAACACAGTCACTACAACCATGGGCAGATTATGAATCTGCAAACGCGTGAACGCGAGAGACAGCAAGGTAACAATCACCCCGATACTCAGCCCCCGCGCCATGCCTCCGGTTACGTAGCCTGCCAGTATCACCCAGTTGGGCACCGGCGAAACCAGCAGCTCTTCGACGCTGCGCTGAAATTTCATGGAGAAGAATGACGACACCACATTGGCGTAGGAACTGGTAATAACCGACATCATAATCAGCCCCGGCACTATGAATGACATATAGTCAAAACCACCCATTTCACCGATTCTTGAGCCAATCAGGTTTCCGAAAATAATGAAGTACAACGTCATGGTGACAGCCGGCGGCAACAGAGTCTGCGGCCAGATGCGGGTAAACCGGCGAATCTCCCGCAACACAATCGTAGTGTATGCAGTGAACAGCGCTTGAGCATTCATTTGCCAGCCTCCGCTTTCGCAGCCGGTGCGTTATGTTCCACCATACGAATGAACAACTCTTCCAGCCGGTTTGCCTTGGTCCGCATGCTGACCACTCTGATCCCCTGCTGTTCCAACTGCATAAATACATCGTTGAGAGATTGTCCTTTCAGAACATCCACCTCAAGCACACCTTCGTCGTCCAGCCTGCAGGAAAATCCATCCAGCTCCGGAGCTGTGGTGAGTACCCTGTCCGCATCCAGCAAAAATGTCTCAAGACTAAGCTGCTGCAACAATTCCCGCTTGCTGGTATTCCGGATAATCCGGCCATGATCAATAATAGCGATGTTCCGGCACAGCTCTTCTGCTTCTTCCAGATAGTGGGTAGTCAGAATAATGGTAGTGCCCTGCCGGTTCATTTCCTCAAGAAACGCCCACATGGATCGCCGCAGTTCAATGTCCACCCCGGCTGTCGGTTCATCAAGAATCAGCAGTTTTGGTTCATGCACCAGAGCGCGTGCAATCATAAGCCTTCGCTTCATACCGCCAGACAACATCCGCGCCGGCGTATCGCGCTTATCCCAGAGCCCGAGTTTTCTCAGGTACTTCTCTGCAGACACGGCTGCTTTTTTCAGGGGAATCCCGTAATACCCGGCCTGAATGGTGACAATATCAAACACCTTCTCAAACTGGTTGAAATTGAACTCCTGAGGAACAACACCCAGATGCAGCTTGGCGTCTGAAAGGTGGGTGTCGATATCACATCCGAACACTTTCACCTTGCCTGCAGTTTTGGTCACCAGGGAACAGACGATGCCCAGCGTGGTTGATT is a window from the Marinobacter sp. ANT_B65 genome containing:
- a CDS encoding ABC transporter ATP-binding protein; the encoded protein is MTNALEIEGLTKTYGSGFEALKGIDLKVAQGDFFALLGPNGAGKSTTLGIVCSLVTKTAGKVKVFGCDIDTHLSDAKLHLGVVPQEFNFNQFEKVFDIVTIQAGYYGIPLKKAAVSAEKYLRKLGLWDKRDTPARMLSGGMKRRLMIARALVHEPKLLILDEPTAGVDIELRRSMWAFLEEMNRQGTTIILTTHYLEEAEELCRNIAIIDHGRIIRNTSKRELLQQLSLETFLLDADRVLTTAPELDGFSCRLDDEGVLEVDVLKGQSLNDVFMQLEQQGIRVVSMRTKANRLEELFIRMVEHNAPAAKAEAGK
- a CDS encoding ABC transporter permease produces the protein MNAQALFTAYTTIVLREIRRFTRIWPQTLLPPAVTMTLYFIIFGNLIGSRIGEMGGFDYMSFIVPGLIMMSVITSSYANVVSSFFSMKFQRSVEELLVSPVPNWVILAGYVTGGMARGLSIGVIVTLLSLAFTRLQIHNLPMVVVTVFLTSALFAVGGFINALLATKFDDVSIVPTFVLTPLTYLGGVFYSINLLPEFWQSVSMANPILYMVNGFRFGILGVSDVNPFVSLGMILAFIVALSFVALKLLARGKGIRH